The stretch of DNA AGACTCTCGATCTAATACCGAACAATGAAATCGTAATCGTCCTGGGAGACATAAACGCAAAAGTTGGAAATACTGTAGATGATCATCACTTGCGCTCATATTGTGGAAAATATGAAACAGGTACGAGAAACAACAGAGGAGAGCGTTTAATACAGTTTTGTATAGACAATAACTTTACTATTGCTAATACATTGTTCAAACAGCATTAAAGTTTGTTTACGTGGACATCACCTGACGGAACCCAATAAACAAAATGCGCGCAATAAGCTAACAAATTGGCAACAGAATTACGTAAGTTGCTAGCAAATTGACATCTGTTATGTCCGCATTAAGCATAAGCTTAAGATTTGCTAGCAGATCCTGCTCACAAACTCCGACAGCGGATTGGCGGCAGAAACCGAGCAGGATCTACTAACATGAgttgactttttaaataatttaaatctcaTTTTATACGAATGGTCTAAAGCAACAGATTCTCGGTTTCTGTAGTTAATCTGTCGTCAGATTGCGCGCGCGCAGATTTTGCTCGATTTTTGGTGACAATCTGAAGTGAACTCATGTTAGCAGATCCTGCTCGATTTCTGTCGCCAATCTGCTGTCGAAGTCTGTGAGTGTAGGATCTGCTTGattttttacatcaatttgGCGATTTAATCGGTCATAACAATTTCTATACcaaatttgtatcttttttgctGACGACAGTTAATAGCAGACACTTGGCATAATCTGTTTTCGACAAATTTGTCTATCTGGGaaagtataaaaatcaaattgacTATATCTTGATAAAATCGAGATGGCGTACTTCTATACGTAACGCCAAGACCCTCCCGTCAGCTGATTGTGACTCGGACCATCAATTGTTGATCGCTGAGTTCGCGCTAAAGTTTAAATGTCGAAAACCCACAACACACAAAAAACTTCCGCCTATTACTgactttgcaaaatttaatgaagCTCTTAAAAGGGAAATAACATTGAAAGATGGAAGAAAGCTTCAAGATCGTAATGTGGACGAAGtttaggaaaaattaaaactgagTATTTTGAAAGCTGTAAAAGAATCTTCGGAAAATCCATTAATTACACCTAAACAACCATGGATTACAAGAGGAACTCTAGAGGTTATTGAAGAAAGAAGGCTAATTAAAGGCAATGCTGAGAAGTTGGAAGAGATATAGAAGAGGTATAGAAGACTAAGTGGACGCATACAGGCTCTCTGCAGAAAAGATAAGAaccaatttattaataacttatgTATAGAGATCGAACAATACGCAGAAAGTAATAATCAAAAagatctatataatataattagaacgTTAACGAAAAAGTTTAAGCCCAAAGTCTGGAACATAAAAGATGACGATGGAAAACAAGTTACAGATCTTGAACAAGTGGCGGAAACATGGAGAAAATACTGTGAAAAATTGTATGCCGATCCAATGAATGTAATTCCGTCCATTGTAATATCAGAACGAGAACCAGATATATTATTGGAAGAAGTTTAGGAAGCTATACGTAGGTTGAAGAAGGGAAAGGCACCCGGAGTAGACACTATCCCTGCAGATGTAATCAAAGAATTTGACATTAATGTGATAAAACTTATTCATGAATTGTGCAATAAAATCTAGACACAATGTGATTGGTCAAAAGAATGGACATCAATAACCGTACCTCTACATAAAAAAGGTTCGACCAATCAATGTAGTAACTATAGAACTCTGTCACTGATACCACATATCAGCAAGATTATGCTCTATATTCTTTAGGCCAGGCttgcttattataatatattggcCCCTAAATAGCTCCAGAACAAGCTGGTTTTGTGAAAAAGAGGGATCAAATCCTAAACCTACGCAACATTGTTGAAAAAGTTCGAGAAGACTACTTGCCTTTGTTCTTGTGCTTTGTTGACTTCAAAAAAGccttcaataatattaagtgGCCAAAGTTGTGAACGGTTTTTGCCGAGATGGGAATACCGCAGCACCTCATTGAGCTTGTTGCCAATTTGTACAACAATAGTAATGCGAGAGTAAGAGTGGACAACAGTATGTTGTCGGACGCATACAAACCTCAGAGAGGTGTGAGACAAGGTTGTATTCTTTCGCCTATgctatataatgtatacagCGAGTTTGTTATGAGAATGGTGTTGAGAAACTGGAACAAAGGTATATCAATTAGAGGtactaaaataacaaattttcgaTTTGCGGATGATACTGTGCTAGTGGTAGGTAATGTTCAGGAAATGAAAGAGATCATAGACAGAGTAGCACACTATGGCCGAGCGTACGggcttaaaataaattatgaaaaatctaaaataattgtgGGCGTTTCGCTTTATTGGGGACCTCGCTTGGTTCTGGTGTGCGCAGAGGAAAGGTGTGAAGGTTGTAGTAACCGGTGTAGTTTGTATTATcgtttagtttattttatatatagctaTTTACATCTTTGGTGGCTCTTACGGGCCGGTGGAGGCTTGTGTGTAAGCCTTTAGGAGATTCGTTCGCGCCAGGCGATTCGTGGCTTGGTCGTGGTGCGCCTAACGGGTCTCCAGTGGTCTGGGCAGTTGTTATTTGCGTCGACCTGCTCCTTGGGTTCTGTTGGAGTTGTAGTCTGGGTCCCTCTTGTGGCAAAGGTCGTTTCCCAGTCGTTGGAATACTGAGTGCCGGTCGTCCTGATGCTGCGATTGTGTTGTACTCCTCTCTCGGCGGTGGCCGGTTCGGCTTGAGTACCCCGGCTAATTGCACAGGGCGTAGTTTGAGTGGCCTTGTCCGCACTCTGTGGTCTTTCCGGTGAACGGCAGCGGTGACAATAGTTGCGGATATCCCCCTTGGTAGGACGGCGATGTGTAACATCGGACTCGGACGTCCCACTGATGCAGTAGCGTCCTCGGTGGCCTGGTCCTCGGGTTGCGTGGCAGCTCGATCTCGATTAGTTTCGACGGCAAGAGGGCGAACCCTACTCTTCTCGGTGGCTGCGGCCTCGGCTCGTCTGGCGATTCCTGCTATCTCCTTGGAGGCCCGGGTGATCAGGGCGTAAGGAGCGGACGTGGAATCCGGCTCGGTCTGTCCGACAGTTCGTGACTTGTATTCTAGATGTAGAGCGTCCTCGGCACGTGTATCTACTCGTTGCTCGTGGAGCTCTGCTTGCCTGTGCTCGGTGCGCGACTTATATACCCCCGGATGCGGAACTCGCAAGGATCGGGCTCCGTGCTTGCGCCACATAGCAGCGCGCTTCGGAGTTGTACCGCGAGCCAAGTGAACTAATGAGTGACCTCTGATTGCTCTTGAAAAAGCATGCCCTGTTAAAGCTTTTTCTGTGGATGTTTCTGTATAGATTAGCGAAAAAACTTCTTTTAAGCCACTTCCATTCACGATAAATCTGCTGAACCAAGGAACGATATTAACATATGAAAGCCGAACTATTACAGAGCttacattatgtatatctttatcaAGATCTACAGAAGCTACAATTTCGCGAGCTTTGAAGTACAGTGGCTGATTGAAAGTAACAAAACAATGCTTCTGATTGCGTTTTTTACATTCAGTGGCCGCTTCAATTAACACCGTCAAAATTGTATCATTTGTAGTTGCTTGGTGGAGCTTTCACGAATGGTAGGGGTATAATTTTAGAAGTAGAAAATTCTTctgatttatgataattttccaTGAATCCATTCCAGCCGGGAGTTTTTGTTGCACTAGTGTGCTTTCCATAAAACCACAGCATATTACTCGATGTGATGTCAATTTCATTGGAAATAGCATTTTCGACATTTAAATCtagaataataacattttttagacCTTGAAAAATTCCTCTTTCAAAAGTTTTCTTTCTAATAAACCCAACTTGTTGAATTGAATTTTCTAATGAAATTTTACTCAACCgtttaatagtttttttgcCTGAAACAACTGAAAGAGGAGTTACGCACATGATACCACCCATAGCGTGAAAAGTATTTCTACCATCCAATGTATTTGTATTATGGTCGGCATTATCAAACACGAATTGCGCAAAACAATTATCGGAAATACTGTGATTGAGAGGATCATTTATGATCGAAGCTTCAAAAAGTAAAGCTTCGTCATATGATGAACAAAGTCctaaataagagagagaatctattaaattttttgacgCATGTTTCTTATGCATCATTGCAGAAAGTCCTAACAAAATCGGAGATAAAAATGATCGTGGTCTAGCGCTGGATATGAGGCCATGAGCCTAAGTAGCGACCTTTTTGTCCCATTTCATTTGTGCAGTAGGATTTTTTATatgcttattaattttaataatgacatTTAATAAAGCTTGCAAAGTACGAGGAACGTCCGAAAGTAAATCTGActtaaaatttgaaacttgATAAACCGATGTATCATAATAACGACTcctaatatcttgtaaaattatatgaccAGCATACTCAGCTATTCTCACGTGTTTAtcttcatcattttttgctcGATTTTGGTACCAACTGTGTTGTAGCATTTTATTTCTAGCATcgcaaaaaagaattattatatcatgttGCAccgtaaaaaaacaaatattacttCCAAAATGCTGtaccaaataattttttatactacgAATATCAGATAGGGTAGACCGGAGCTAAATGGGCCACTTTTTCTTTGaagtcatataaatatttatctatttctagtacaaaaatgaaaatcatATCAGAGGAAAGGCTTGACATCtgaattcttaattataaccataaaaattttaaatacgtaTGCACAACGAAGAAGAAACGTCTCAAATAAAGATAGAACAAGTGGCACAATGTGCCCCACTAGGAGGGAAAGTTGAGCCTGTGTGTGAAGTAATTTGGGCAATGAGCTGAAAAACTGAAAATAGatgtgaaataaatgaaaaataattatattattgaataattttaatgaaatgaacacttaacattattataatctttatattactttttaaaatgaacaaaatatgacattaatccattagattttaaaatacaaaaattatacaattttaaagaaaaattaaaaagaaattaaaattatatattgcactttataataaaaatacttctttatattgcttaaaatattaatataaactatataataatgtaataatataaggatataataaaaaattatcatcgcTAATCATAATCGCTATCAcaattaatgcaaataaatattgttccAGTACCAGGTTTGCATTTAGTATGAGTCCAGTTTTGGCATTTATAACACTGTATCCATTTTTCATCCAGCAGACTGTCTGAATAAGTTTCTGAACAAACAATGCAACAATATCCTTCTTCAGAGCTtgactttttcaaaattttcttcttgcctagtttttttttgtctattttcttttgaattttttttcgttttgatGTTTGTTCTTCAGCTAGCGCATCTTTTTCAGGACTATCCGTTAATATCATtgcttttctcttctttcttttacttAGTATTTGTTTTCTAGGTCCAACTTTTGAGAAAGGTATAACTACTTCAGGCGAAAATGATGTAGAAGGCTCAGGATTCTCACAAATGTTTGGAGCtaagttttctttattaatcgACCGCAATCTATTCTGATGAGAGCTAGACTGGTAAGATTCTATTGGATTTTTAGGACGATCTGTCACGTAAGATGGAGCAAAGTCGATGTCAGTAAATACATTATGGTTGTACGGAAATATTCCTGCTTTTTAAACtctatttatgatattaaccAGTGAGAGCTAATGGAAGAGATTCAGCTACTATTTTCGGAATATCATAAATAGTTATCGTTTGACCAGAATTACTAGGTAGCCATCCATCCTCCGCTGtagagagatattttttgaatGGTCCAAACACGGATACATCAAGAGGTTGTAAGTTATGACTGCAATGAGGTGGAAAAGAAAGCATCACAATCCCGTTGCTTTTAGCCAAAATGCTTTATCCAAACTTTTAATGGAGAGATGTGATGAATGATTATCCAGCAATAGTAATATAGGAGATTCCTCTGACGGTTTaacatgtttaataaaatgcttcataaaactgtaaaatttatcatcaGTGATCCAACCACTGGCGTTTCCCGCTCCAATACAATCTGGTGGCCCATTGGAAATAAAATGGTCGTAATACTTTTTTCGAGGAAATATAAACATAGGTAATACCGTGTTTCCTGAAGCTGAAACAGCTACTACCAATATTATGTTTGTACCACGTTCATCTGATGTCACCGATCCTACATTGCGTTTACCCTTGGCTGCTACGATTTTGCTAGGTTTACATACAGTAAAAATTCCAGTCTCATCGATGTTCCAAATAGAAGAAGCTGTAAATTAGTGTCTGTCCAATACAGTAGCTagtttatcaaaaaatgttgacattggttttattaaaagatgttGCTCGACTAAGACTAGTGGCTTCTGGTTTTCTTATTGAAAGTTCTGAATTTCTTTTGAGAAACGCCGTCAACCAGTCACTACCCGCCATATTCTTCGTCTTCCATGAATTCAGAAATTTTACATCGAACTTGACAGCACAATGATAAGCAAGCGAGCGAACATTCTTTGGAGTTAAGCCGTAAAATATAGCAGAggttttcaataaataatctttcaagattttttcttcaatattaaaaacttgccTCAGTACAGTATAGCCCATTGTAATATGTTCTTGTGACTTCAATTTTGCCATATATCTGGATAAAGACATTCTTGGTATATGACATTCATTAACTGTTGTTCTTACACTCTTTccttcatttaaaatttgcagCTGTCTGAAGCTGTTCCTGTGTTGCAGAACCTCTATTAGTCTTTCGCATATATGTACGCatcctaaaataaataaaaaacagcggaattaatatttaaataaatacattatttaactACTTATGCGGAGTAAGTTGGGCCATATTTCCCAACTAGCCCCATCTATGTATTCTTCAACATATATCCTTATAACTCGCATactgtttaaaaatatgcaatttgtACAATAGCCTCAAAAAATAcagtaataacaaatattaaaattacttacttcaattttttcttcgttCTCGTTAACGATTCAGACTAAATCTAAtgccgaaaaaaaattttacgcgCGAGGTATAAAAACACATATACCGTTCGTACATTCGTCTCGAGTGACTGAGCGCAACTAAACTCGGTGCGTAATATCATTGCTACAGAGCCCTCCTGCTCGTGCAAGTTCGTTCCTGTGAGCGTCTTTGTTTACGAGTAACGGCCATGTCCCTACTTACCCCTATGCTCAACTAGCTCCGGTCTACCCTACTCCttcatattctttaataatttcttgtaaagaaaattgacATTCTTCGTCATTCTCAAGaatgtgcaaaataatatattgcataaaagaattaatagaatCACTTACTGGGCATCCCTTTACAGAAGTTGGACGACATACGTAAAATCGCGATAAACACTGAGAATGATAACGACTTTCCGTTGTAACTAAATTATCAACGCTAGTCAATCGAGCACGTAAATTCTTATAGAAATCATTGTCGAGAGATCTATTGTctaaaatttccaaaatattaaatttagtgtCATcgctttttacaaattttatgtttGCATAAAGTTTTGTGTTCGTTGCATTTTCACCACAAAAAAGCAAAGCgtcaaaaaatcaaattcaCGTGCTTCCTTGCTTTGCTGCTTGCTCTTGGATGTAGATGCTATAACTGTTTTTATTGCCGCTTTAATGCTCGATTCTCGAACGTACTTCGTGTGGCAGTTTTTATGAATGTTCAATTCTTTCATTCCCTTCAATTGTACgtactttttatctttcttttgaaTGCTGGCTTTAATTAATGATTCAATCGCTCGCTCTTTGACAGTATGCTTCTCTGTAGGCAGTAGAGTACTTTGTCACAAAGAATGCATATCTCCATCGTGcgatctttaataaattaataaaataataagatataaattttaaaaaaataatattgttttcaattgatattacataaaaagttGAAATCTCAATTACACAAACTAAagcaaaaacaatattatttagaaaaaattgtaaaacttgcatttaaatttataataatctattttcgTTTAAACAATGTTTTTTAGCACGAACGTTGATTGAAGTCTTCACGTAAAATTTCAGTTCACGCGCGGCAGCGAAGTCGCCGTTTCCTCCACTCCGCCGCCCGACAATCGCGCACCGCGTTTTCGTGactcgtataaaaaaaatttgttcgaCAAATTGATTCGAAAATGCTGCATTAGTTTCTTCAACTCTCTCTCTAAACATCCGAAAAGTTTCAGCtcttaatgttaaaaaacagAGCCGttgtgattttttaaaaaaaaaagttttctcgGTTTCTATGGCACTTATGgcaacgtttttttttaaattcgtgTAAAAATGCCAACTATCGAATGCATTAAGTGCTATTTCGATTCCATGCAAATTGcgataaatattgcatttgtTTATACGAAAAAATCGTACTCACTTTTTTGACTCATTTTTGAACAatttaaatgttgaaaatagCTTTGTTGTAAAACGTACATGATAGTATAACTCTCGAAGAATAAAATGCACCCCCGTGGCTTACTCTACAACCCCCCAAAACTGTAGAAATTAGATTCTACGAAAACGCTTTTTTAGATAACAAAtagttttttgcaaaaatttaaaaacatttcaggCTGAAAAAATTCATGCATTATCAGCATGACGAAGAACATCTTTTATCTTCACATTTTCAGAGTCCTAGGCTcaaatctgtaaaaataaaaaataaatgaaaaaaaggcCTTTTTTGGAGGTTTTTAATGTTTtgcaattaaacaaattaaccAATTTTAACGTGACACGGCTCATTTTTTAGGTCTTTTTAAAAGCTACAACTTACATTAAGATCATTTTGCTTAAAGGACCCCGCAGAAAACATATAGAAAATGGTTTTCGGTATAATTGGCTGAAACTTTGCCATTTTATACTTCAAGTAATGCTGATCAAAAGTTACCATTGTCACAAGTCAATCCTACGAGCCGTTTTCGTTCTGGAAAGGCTCAAAGTTCGATAATAGTACCTATGATACTTTCGCGCTTTCAGCGTTATCCAGGATCAACAATGTGGACGTAGCGAGCATCTGATCCCTTTGTGTGTTTGcatgtgttgtgtgtgtgtgtgtgtgtgtgtgtgtgtgcgtgcgtgcgtgcgtgcgtgcgtgcgtgcgtgcgtgcgtgcgtgcgtgtgtgtgtgtgtgtgtgtgtgtgtgtgtgtgtgtgtgtgtgtgtgcgcgtgcgtgcgtgtgtgggTGGGTGGGTTGTCAGCAGAGATAAGGACACCACAGTTTGTCACTTCCGCGGTAGTTAACGACTCCAAACTCTCTCtgctgtgtgtgtgtgtatgaggtgtgtgagtgtgtgtgtgtgtgtggagtGGGGGTGGGGGTGTGTATGGGTGTGCGTGGGTGCACGCGTGCatgatatataacatattatgtgtatgtgtgttaatTATTGCGTTTTTATCACATCTATTGATCAATAATGTCAACGTTCCGAGGATCATCTGGAGGTTCTCAATCTGAGGCATCCAATGTGATGTTGAGCAATGACGTATCAGGATATTTGATGTTTCCCTGATGTCGTGCAAAACCTAGGTACCATAAGACGCTGGCAACGTGTGCGCATGTACCTAAAGTGCGAGCTCTAGATTGACATGTACAATAATACCCATTAATTGGATCATTAGCATTGTCAACAGCATTTTCATCCCTATTATCGATCTCATATGAAATGAAGATCTGATGTCTTGTTGCATTACGAAATCTGGAATACAATCTAATTCTTAGAAAACCTGGCTCATTAATATGTTGATCAATTCAACTTTCAAAAGACATTTTGCGAATGAATGAAAGGAAGTATATAGCACCAATCAATAAACAACAGTTTGCTTATAATAGATCATTCTTTTGGTAATATGTCTTCAATTACGAATAACTGTGGTAAATATAATCCGttggtaaatatatattaactcatattaataaaaagggTCTGTTATTGCGTTAGttgaactttaaaataaagttttgttataagacaaatttttaaattttcaaaaattgaaagagagggggagggatttcgaaaaatataacatttttgaaaaatcttattgcacggttttaaagtacatgaaaaatcataaaacttttatttgaaacattttttttatatcttattgtttcGACGGTATTCGctcagaaatgtaaaaatcgatttttctcaagaggGTGTTTCACCCCCTTAACGGGCATATGGgcacttataaaaaatacgtgtctcctattttgacctagactataacatattcaaagctcattaaaatcggaggaGGACACTTCCAAACCTTTTCTTGTAAGTATAGTGTAACATTATTAGTAACTGCAATGAATTAGTAACTGAAATGAAGAAGTACACACCTAATGAGTCCTacgttcaaaattattatcaaagatttgttagaataaaaagaaattaatatttaacaacaaAAGAGTTAGTAAAACAGTAAATCGCATAAGAAATAGACGTGTCCGATTTCTAATGAGTCGAGcataaatgtatgttttttttaataaaggagACAcgcagaaagaaataatagaattCAGAATGATCAAATCGCCGGCAGAGAGACCTCAATTCACTCAGCATCGCTGGACCCGTCCGCGCAGCGCTGTGCAGCACGATACAGCGCGGCGTTGCATtcgtgaattttattttttttttaactatgtTGCACCATTCTGATCTATTtggcaaaaatatatgtaaaaatagataatttaaaaatgtttttgtgtAAATGTAGTAGGTGTCACTCAAAAATATCCCcctaaaaaaattcaaaaattttttttactaatttttttgtcaaaaaaacatttaatttttttgaacaatTATTTCAGTTAGAACAATTGATCTCcacaacatatattttcttcatgaAAATTGGTTCAGTCGTTTTCaaggaaaattacttttttgatttttttccgTTCTATAACACCCacaaaaatactaatttaagGTAAACGTTtggcataattttatattacattggtGTCAACTTATGACACCAATTTAAACCTGATACGTGCGGGGGCAGATTTGCCTACCTTATTCGGCCATATCCTTTACTTCAATCTTGCTTACTAAGAGTTTTCGAGGATACTGTTTATGAATctgttgtaaaattttagaaatttaaaatagcggATTCAACATGGCGGACATAAAAGCGCAAactaaaggaaagaaaaactCCCTGCATTTTACAGGGTTGAGACTGTctatgtattgtataataatagcaTTGATTTCTGATGTGCCTTCTCTCATCCAACTACTCTTTACAGTagtattgaaaatgaaaataagcaATAGAtatcttgaatttaatatttctgataaCAGATTTATAATCAGCATCCTCGAAAACCTTTAGTAAGCAAGATtgcagtaaattttaaattttattttattttacatatcgcACTTTTATgtccgccatattggatccgccattttaaatttctaaaattgaaTAACATTTTCGTAATCAGCATTCTTGAAAACCCTTAATAAGCAAGACTAAAGTAAACTTGTaaactattttacattttgaactTTTATgtccgccatattggatccaccattttgaatttttcaaaaggcCACATGGCTTTAGGTGGCTTATGCCTGTAAGTAACTTTGTGTGCAAAATGGTCCTTTTACGATGGTCGAATACAATTTTGGAACGACGGGTAATCGCTTGACAAAGAATGccccatatatgtataatccacaaaaataattgacgTAACTAAttaccattatatatataaataactatatatacatatatatatataatatatatatatatatatatatatatatatatacagggtgtcccataattcgcgaaccactcgttacgtgcaggtagagtaagttaaactgaataaaaaaattatctaccattttgcaattttcgcaatagttaatgagatattaattataaaagatcagccaatcggcgcccggcaggagcgcgcggcacAAAGAAGCCTcccattgttacttgatactaggcgcgccgacgAAACAGTGGGAGGAACACTCTGCATTGACAACCTAAAGAGTCACACACAtagtcacacacacatatcggcgcgcctagtatcaagtaacaatggggaggcttcttcgtgccgcgcgcttctgccgggcgccgattggttgatctcttataattaatatctcattaactattgcgaaaattgcaaaatggtacataacttttttactcagtttaacctactctaccttcacctgacgggtggttcgcgaattatgggacaccctgtatatatatatatatatatgtatatacagggtgtcccagaacaaccttccgtccgtaaaatgacgtatttctgacacaattctaagacaatttttcctttaccaaaatttgatttgaagcgtagtttttgtgttataagcaaaaatagttagcaaatcacacgtcgagtatagaaggcaggcaggagcggcacggcacaccgcgagcgcgggcgcagctgaccgtccgacgggtgattacaaccgcatgagtcgctaactattttatcttatagcataaaattatgctttaaataaaattttggtaaagaagaaaatgtcttataattacgtcaggaataagtgttccttaaaataacgttggacgctgcgatcagctgattgctacacgcgatgtgtctctcagctgagccggaaaatcaatatatcgatcagtTTGAAGTCGTtgacgacaatgtcgatgacaatcgaaggagcgtcgccgtcgcggaggcggttatttctctctctctctttctttcactcaTTCTGTCCCTTCCTTTTGCGCACACACtcagacatacacacatcgcgtgtagcaatcagctgatcgcagcgtccgacggcCGGCAATCCGGAAgaacttttggtcattaaagtaatgttattttaaggaacacgtatttctgacgtaattataagacattttcttctttatcaaaattttatttagagcataattttatgctataagataaaatagttagcgactcatgcggcggtaatgacccgtcggacggtcagctgcgcccgcgctcgcggtgtgcCGTGCCGTTCCTACCtaccttctatactcgacgcgtgatttgctaactatttttgcttataacacaaaaactacgcttcaaatcaaattttggtaatagaaaaattgttttagaattgtgtcagaaatacgtcattttacggacggaaggttgttctgggacaccctgtatatatatatatatatatacagggtgtcccagaccTACCAAATCACCTGTTAATGGTGGATTCCTGAGGTCATTTGGAGACGAAAATCCTAATaccaaaatgtcgaggctacaatagttttcaaatggt from Anoplolepis gracilipes chromosome 16, ASM4749672v1, whole genome shotgun sequence encodes:
- the LOC140674596 gene encoding uncharacterized protein, whose translation is KLHQATTNDTILTVLIEAATECKKRNQKHCFVTFNQPLYFKAREIVASVDLDKDIHNVSSVIVRLSYVNIVPWFSRFIVNGSGLKEVFSLIYTETSTEKALTGHAFSRAIRGHSLVHLARGTTPKRAAMWRKHGARSLRVPHPGVYKSRTEHRQAELHEQRVDTRAEDALHLEYKSRTVGQTEPDSTSAPYALITRASKEIAGIARRAEAAATEKSRVRPLAVETNRDRAATQPEDQATEDATASVGRPSPMLHIAVLPRGISATIVTAAVHRKDHRVRTRPLKLRPVQLAGVLKPNRPPPREEYNTIAASGRPALSIPTTGKRPLPQEGPRLQLQQNPRSRSTQITTAQTTGDPLGAPRPSHESPGANESPKGLHTSLHRPVRATKDVNSYI